The genomic stretch CGAATCACAGTATGCAAATTGAAGTCTGACAGTAACTTCTTTTTGATTGAAACTTTCGCATTATCCGTACCGAATAAAAAGCCGTCAGGTAAAATCACTGCAGCACGGCCGTTTTCTTTCAGCCGATACATAATGACCGACATAAAAAGATCGGCTGTTTCGCTGCTCGCCAAATCGGACGGAAAGTGATTTTTTACATCTGCCTTTTCATTCCCGCCATATGGGGGATTCATTAAAACGACATCAAATTTATCCTTGTCGGTATAATCTAAAATGTTCTGTAGCAATGAATTTCCATAGTAAATTTGCGGGGTATCGACATCATGCAAAAGCATATTGGTTACGCACAAAATATACGGGAATTGCTTCTTTTCAATGCCGTAAATAGAATTATAAATTTTTTCGACATCGTCCGTATTTTTCTTTTTCGTTTCCAGCTCTTTCAGCCAGCTTATCAAAAAGCCGCCTGTTCCGCAGGCAAAGTCCGCACAGTGTTCTCCGACCTGTGGATTGATCATTTTCGCCATAAAATCGGTAACTGCACGTGGCGTGTAAAATTCGCCCGACGAACCGGCGCTCTGCAATTCGCGCAGGATCGTTTCATAAATTTCGCCGAATGCATGGCTTTCTTCATAATCGCTTAAATCCAACTCATCAATTACGCTAATGACCTGACGAAGAAGAACGCCGTCTTTCATATAGGTGTTTGCATCTTCGAATGTGGTTTTAACGATTGCTTTTTTAATCGGAGTAGTGGGGTCGACTTGAATTCCTTTTATAAGAATATTACCGTTAGGATCTTTAATGTCCTTACCTTTCAGCACGGAGAATAAGATATTATTCACAAAGTTCATCAGCGCATCGCCGGTCATTCCTTTACCCGATTCTTCGTGCGCCCAATTTCGCCAACGGCAAGGCTCGGGAATAATAGACTGATATTTTTCATCTTCAAATTCCCAGTCCTGCTCCTTAGTGTCATAGA from Candidatus Borkfalkia ceftriaxoniphila encodes the following:
- a CDS encoding class I SAM-dependent DNA methyltransferase; amino-acid sequence: MSNISGFIKRLRDIMRNDAGINGDAQRIEQIAWLLFLKVYDTKEQDWEFEDEKYQSIIPEPCRWRNWAHEESGKGMTGDALMNFVNNILFSVLKGKDIKDPNGNILIKGIQVDPTTPIKKAIVKTTFEDANTYMKDGVLLRQVISVIDELDLSDYEESHAFGEIYETILRELQSAGSSGEFYTPRAVTDFMAKMINPQVGEHCADFACGTGGFLISWLKELETKKKNTDDVEKIYNSIYGIEKKQFPYILCVTNMLLHDVDTPQIYYGNSLLQNILDYTDKDKFDVVLMNPPYGGNEKADVKNHFPSDLASSETADLFMSVIMYRLKENGRAAVILPDGFLFGTDNAKVSIKKKLLSDFNLHTVIRMPGSVFAPYTSITTNILFFDKTRPTKETWFYRLDMPQGYKHFSKTKPMKLEHFTPAMEWWNNREEIIVDDAPKAKKYTVEEIAALGYNIDLCGFPHEEEEILAPQDLIQQYREKRASLDANIDRVLAEIMTLLGNKE